One genomic region from Gemmobacter aquarius encodes:
- a CDS encoding capsule biosynthesis protein has protein sequence MKLKVKRFNTRRPDPVAEPVVTAAPRVAPQIAARPTPAAIAQTSATPQMRLAAGGGLAGGGQAGGGQAGNGQAGNGQIAPPRAALATAGAPVTERLFDTHEDGFGSEAFPTARGAAPATPEDVAANADIDAIKREGLTGRQLRMARRMAQKYGLPATSDFDAVRLLRASGIDPFQRNAMIEVLAEDEEEEPARNTALVPAQQRLPETIKPMKVPAPDQRAEVNHAAEIRKMQEELLRRRKRRSLLLTLRLLFFVALPGLLAGIYYYTIATPLYASNTEFIIQTAMPPSATGTSMGGLQSNPMMNMQDSIAIQGYLQSRDAMLRLDRDIGFRAIYSKPDIDPIQRLAPDATDEATYKLYKQMVRISYDPTEGIVRLEVIAPDPQMSVDISKALISYAEEQVDKLTQRLREDTMKGARENYDDAETALLDARTRAVDLQERFKVLSSDVEVSLITSQIGSLEGQMTQDRLSLAQIESNKTPNPARLEPLKRRIATLESEIALLRAKLVENDAGGQSLARMKSEMTTAEADAQTRQVMLAKALETMELARIEANRQARYISLSVAPVAPDEAAYPRAFENTLVALLIFAGIYLMISMTAAILREQVSA, from the coding sequence ATGAAACTCAAGGTTAAGCGGTTCAACACGCGGCGTCCCGATCCGGTCGCCGAGCCTGTCGTCACGGCCGCGCCGCGGGTTGCCCCGCAAATTGCAGCGCGCCCGACACCGGCAGCAATAGCCCAGACATCGGCGACACCGCAGATGCGGTTGGCGGCCGGGGGTGGGCTGGCGGGGGGCGGGCAGGCGGGGGGCGGGCAGGCGGGGAACGGGCAGGCGGGGAACGGGCAGATCGCACCGCCGAGGGCTGCACTGGCCACGGCGGGTGCTCCGGTCACGGAAAGGCTTTTTGATACGCATGAAGACGGGTTCGGCTCAGAGGCCTTTCCGACGGCGCGGGGCGCGGCCCCTGCCACGCCCGAGGACGTAGCCGCCAATGCGGACATCGACGCCATCAAGCGCGAGGGGTTGACGGGGCGGCAGTTGCGGATGGCGCGGCGGATGGCCCAGAAATACGGGCTTCCGGCCACGTCGGATTTCGACGCTGTTCGCCTGCTGCGGGCTTCGGGGATCGATCCGTTCCAGCGCAACGCTATGATCGAGGTGCTGGCCGAGGACGAAGAGGAAGAACCGGCGCGCAACACCGCACTGGTGCCCGCGCAGCAGCGGCTGCCCGAAACGATCAAGCCGATGAAGGTGCCCGCGCCCGACCAGCGGGCCGAGGTGAACCACGCCGCCGAAATCCGCAAGATGCAAGAGGAGTTGCTGCGTCGCAGGAAGCGGCGGTCGCTTCTGTTGACGCTGCGCCTGCTGTTCTTTGTGGCGTTGCCCGGTCTGCTTGCGGGGATCTATTACTATACGATCGCCACACCGCTTTATGCATCGAACACCGAATTCATCATCCAGACCGCGATGCCGCCTTCGGCGACGGGCACGTCGATGGGCGGGTTGCAGTCGAACCCGATGATGAACATGCAGGATTCGATCGCGATACAGGGCTATCTGCAGTCGCGCGATGCGATGCTGCGGCTGGACCGCGACATCGGGTTCCGCGCGATCTATTCGAAACCTGACATCGACCCGATCCAGCGCCTTGCACCGGATGCGACGGATGAGGCCACCTACAAGCTTTACAAGCAGATGGTGCGGATTTCCTATGATCCGACCGAAGGGATCGTCCGGCTGGAAGTGATCGCGCCGGACCCGCAGATGTCGGTCGACATCTCGAAGGCGCTGATCAGCTACGCCGAGGAGCAGGTCGACAAGCTGACGCAGCGCCTGCGCGAAGACACGATGAAGGGCGCGCGCGAAAATTACGACGATGCCGAGACGGCCTTGCTCGATGCCCGCACGCGGGCGGTCGACCTGCAAGAGCGCTTCAAGGTTCTGTCATCGGATGTCGAGGTGTCGCTGATCACCAGCCAGATCGGTTCCTTGGAAGGGCAGATGACGCAGGACCGTCTGTCGCTGGCGCAGATCGAATCGAACAAGACGCCGAACCCGGCGCGGCTCGAACCTCTCAAGCGGAGGATTGCCACGCTGGAGAGCGAGATCGCTTTGCTGCGGGCCAAGCTGGTCGAGAACGATGCGGGCGGCCAGTCGCTTGCCCGGATGAAGAGCGAGATGACGACCGCAGAAGCCGACGCGCAGACGCGGCAGGTGATGCTGGCAAAGGCGCTCGAGACGATGGAGCTTGCGCGGATCGAGGCCAACCGGCAGGCGCGGTATATCTCGCTTTCGGTGGCACCCGTGGCACCCGACGAGGCCGCCTATCCGAGGGCCTTCGAGAACACGCTGGTGGCGCTGCTGATTTTTGCCGGTATATACCTGATGATCTCGATGACCGCCGCAATCCTGCGGGAGCAGGTCTCGGCCTGA
- a CDS encoding ABC transporter ATP-binding protein, translating into MIEFDNVSKSFWTGKTRKVILDRASFRVDMGQSLGILAPNGTGKTTLINMIAGLEQPDEGRITRKARISFPLGFMGGVVTRHSATENARYIARLYSLDPDYVESFCRWVCGIGEYFDMPVGTYSSGMRARFSFALLLALDFDYYLIDEGMPASTDPEFNRKAGTILREKLLNATVIVVSHQASTIEKFCKSAAVLRHGQLYMFDTLEEAKRLYDYETQG; encoded by the coding sequence ATGATCGAATTCGACAATGTGTCGAAGTCCTTTTGGACCGGGAAAACGCGCAAGGTCATTCTGGACCGTGCGTCCTTCCGTGTGGATATGGGCCAATCGCTCGGCATTCTTGCGCCCAACGGGACGGGCAAGACCACCTTGATCAACATGATCGCAGGGCTGGAACAACCTGACGAGGGGCGGATCACGCGCAAGGCGCGCATATCCTTTCCGCTCGGGTTCATGGGTGGCGTGGTAACGCGCCATTCGGCAACCGAGAACGCGCGTTACATCGCGCGGCTTTATTCGCTGGACCCCGATTACGTCGAAAGTTTCTGTCGCTGGGTCTGCGGGATCGGCGAATACTTCGACATGCCGGTCGGCACCTATTCGTCAGGGATGCGCGCGCGGTTTTCCTTTGCGCTGCTTCTGGCGCTGGATTTCGACTATTACCTGATCGACGAGGGAATGCCCGCGTCGACCGACCCCGAATTCAACCGCAAGGCGGGCACCATCCTGCGCGAGAAGTTGCTGAACGCCACGGTCATCGTGGTGTCGCATCAGGCCTCGACCATCGAAAAATTCTGCAAGTCGGCGGCGGTGCTGCGGCACGGGCAGCTTTACATGTTTGACACCCTCGAAGAAGCGAAACGGCTCTACGATTATGAAACTCAAGGTTAA
- a CDS encoding Na+/H+ antiporter NhaA, whose translation MYRVSPFVRRFAWALLGGIALATVWVNLSPESYYDVIEWRLIDRPLPLWISGDAVIVTPMTLVSDVLMSLFLFFVGKELWEALVLARGALAGRRALLPAGAVAGAIAGSVSVWLLYAALFERAVEAVPGAGWPVPIGSEIVVGYVVGRRVFGAGHPALHLLLLISIASNILGTLMLGVAYPAAGLKLLWLLAPLAASFLVWRLYGRPDARGATERDRRRAQALWPYVLAGVASWIGVAAAGLPPELGLLPVLPAIPHADRSFGLFAEAEELLHDPLNRLAHLLAAPLAVVLFLFGLTRGGIDLQAWAPTTATVLAAMWIGKPLGLVAGALLAARIFRLPMPAGVRIRDLVLIAVISGIGFTAPVLAVDTALPGGAMAEAARLGLALSMLAAFVALALSRVMRR comes from the coding sequence ATGTACCGCGTCTCGCCCTTTGTTCGCCGCTTTGCCTGGGCGCTTCTGGGCGGCATCGCGCTGGCGACGGTCTGGGTGAACCTGTCGCCGGAGAGCTATTACGACGTGATCGAGTGGCGGCTGATCGACCGGCCCTTGCCGTTGTGGATTTCAGGCGATGCGGTGATCGTGACGCCTATGACGTTGGTGTCGGATGTGCTGATGTCGCTGTTCCTGTTCTTTGTGGGTAAGGAATTGTGGGAGGCTCTGGTCTTGGCACGGGGCGCTCTGGCCGGTCGGCGCGCCTTGTTGCCCGCGGGTGCGGTGGCGGGGGCGATCGCGGGGTCGGTGTCGGTGTGGCTGCTTTACGCCGCGCTGTTCGAGCGGGCCGTCGAGGCGGTTCCGGGGGCGGGCTGGCCGGTGCCGATAGGGTCGGAGATCGTGGTGGGCTATGTCGTGGGGCGGCGCGTCTTTGGCGCGGGGCATCCGGCGCTGCATCTGCTTTTGCTGATATCCATCGCGTCGAATATCCTTGGCACGCTGATGCTCGGGGTGGCTTATCCGGCGGCGGGGTTGAAGCTGTTGTGGCTGCTGGCTCCGCTTGCGGCCTCATTCCTCGTCTGGCGGCTTTACGGTCGGCCCGACGCACGCGGCGCGACCGAGCGGGACAGACGTCGCGCGCAGGCACTTTGGCCCTATGTGCTGGCAGGTGTGGCAAGCTGGATCGGCGTTGCTGCGGCTGGCTTGCCGCCGGAACTGGGGCTGTTGCCGGTGCTGCCGGCCATTCCGCATGCCGACCGGTCGTTCGGCCTGTTTGCCGAAGCCGAAGAGTTGCTGCATGACCCGCTGAACCGGCTGGCGCATCTGCTGGCCGCACCTTTGGCGGTGGTTTTGTTCCTGTTCGGGCTGACGCGGGGCGGGATCGACCTTCAGGCCTGGGCCCCGACGACCGCGACGGTTCTGGCTGCGATGTGGATCGGCAAGCCCCTCGGGCTGGTTGCGGGGGCGTTGCTGGCGGCGCGGATCTTTCGATTGCCGATGCCCGCGGGGGTGCGGATCCGCGATCTGGTGCTGATCGCCGTGATCAGCGGGATCGGATTTACCGCGCCGGTTCTAGCGGTCGATACGGCGCTTCCGGGTGGCGCTATGGCCGAGGCGGCGCGGCTGGGGCTGGCGCTTTCGATGCTGGCCGCTTTTGTGGCACTGGCGCTGTCGCGTGTGATGCGGCGCTGA
- a CDS encoding uracil-DNA glycosylase family protein — MSLPVTLADEIRACTACAGRFAATRTAHSPRPVAWFQPSARLLIAGQAPGARVHASGRPFTDPSGDRLRDWTGLSPAEFYDLTRIAIVPMAFCFPGYDAKGSDLPPPPLCATLWRARVMASLPDLRLTLAVGGAAMRWHLGPAAANVSGTVANWRVHASNGIWPLPHPSWRNTGWLKRNPWFATDLLPELRAAVRAALAKP; from the coding sequence ATGTCCCTGCCCGTCACCCTCGCCGATGAAATCCGCGCCTGCACGGCCTGCGCGGGCCGCTTTGCCGCGACCCGCACCGCCCATTCCCCGCGCCCCGTGGCATGGTTCCAGCCCTCGGCCCGTCTGCTGATCGCAGGTCAGGCCCCTGGCGCGCGGGTCCACGCCTCGGGCCGCCCCTTCACCGACCCCAGCGGCGACCGCCTGCGCGACTGGACCGGCCTTTCGCCCGCCGAATTCTATGACCTTACCCGCATCGCAATCGTCCCCATGGCCTTTTGCTTTCCCGGATACGATGCCAAAGGCTCCGACCTGCCCCCGCCCCCCCTTTGCGCCACGCTCTGGCGCGCCCGCGTCATGGCCAGCCTGCCCGACCTGCGCCTGACCCTCGCCGTGGGCGGTGCCGCCATGCGCTGGCACCTCGGCCCCGCCGCCGCCAACGTCTCGGGTACCGTGGCAAACTGGCGCGTCCATGCAAGCAATGGCATCTGGCCCTTGCCCCACCCGTCATGGCGCAATACCGGATGGCTCAAACGCAACCCGTGGTTCGCCACGGACCTGCTTCCCGAATTGCGCGCAGCCGTCCGCGCCGCGCTGGCCAAGCCTTAG
- a CDS encoding SseB family protein — MTPLDAAFAATEAHPEDDTARLRLYQQIADAELFLLLTGEPAGETLSPRVFPLEDGPVVLAFDSEDRLAAFTEGPAPYAALPGRIIAGQLAGQGIGLGLNLGVAPSSTILPAAAMDWLATTLASAPEETSAKPRAFHAPRALPETLTAALTAKLAHAGGLASAALLAAVDYADDRRGHMLAFLDARPGAESALARAVAEALTFSGVEAGELDVTFLGSSDPAAQALVRVARRFDLPEPVRTEPAAPAAPGMDPDRPPRLR; from the coding sequence ATGACCCCGCTCGACGCCGCCTTCGCCGCAACCGAGGCCCACCCCGAGGATGACACCGCCCGCCTGCGCCTCTACCAGCAGATCGCCGACGCCGAACTCTTCCTGCTCCTTACCGGGGAACCCGCCGGCGAAACCCTCTCGCCCCGCGTCTTTCCGCTGGAGGATGGCCCCGTCGTCCTCGCCTTCGATAGCGAAGACCGCCTCGCGGCATTCACCGAAGGTCCCGCCCCCTATGCAGCCCTGCCCGGTCGCATCATCGCAGGCCAGCTTGCAGGCCAGGGCATCGGCCTCGGGCTCAACCTCGGCGTGGCGCCTTCCTCGACCATCCTGCCCGCCGCAGCGATGGACTGGCTTGCCACCACCCTCGCCAGCGCCCCGGAAGAGACCAGCGCCAAGCCCCGCGCCTTCCACGCACCGCGCGCCCTGCCCGAAACCCTCACGGCGGCCCTGACCGCCAAACTCGCCCATGCAGGCGGCCTCGCCTCGGCCGCGCTCCTTGCCGCCGTCGATTATGCCGACGACCGCCGCGGCCACATGCTCGCCTTTCTCGACGCCCGCCCCGGTGCCGAAAGCGCGCTGGCCCGCGCCGTGGCCGAAGCGCTCACCTTTTCAGGCGTCGAGGCCGGCGAACTCGACGTCACTTTCCTCGGCTCGTCCGACCCCGCCGCGCAGGCCCTTGTCCGCGTCGCCCGCCGCTTCGACTTGCCCGAACCGGTGCGGACCGAACCCGCAGCCCCCGCAGCCCCCGGCATGGACCCCGACCGCCCGCCCCGCCTGCGCTGA
- the rplM gene encoding 50S ribosomal protein L13, with product MKTFTATPADIEKKWILIDAEGIVLGRLATIVANILRGKNKPTFTPHMDMGDNVIVINADKIQMTGNKREDKRYYWHTGHPGGIKFRTARQVLEGAHPERVVTKAVERMITRNSLGRQQMTNLRVYASAEHPHEAQQPTVLDLKVLNPKNTRSA from the coding sequence ATGAAAACCTTCACCGCTACTCCGGCGGACATCGAGAAGAAGTGGATCCTGATCGATGCCGAAGGCATCGTTCTGGGTCGCCTCGCCACGATCGTCGCCAACATCCTGCGCGGCAAGAACAAGCCGACCTTCACCCCGCACATGGACATGGGTGACAATGTCATCGTGATCAACGCGGACAAGATCCAGATGACCGGCAACAAGCGCGAAGACAAGCGCTACTACTGGCACACCGGCCACCCGGGCGGCATCAAGTTCCGCACCGCGCGTCAGGTTCTCGAAGGCGCCCACCCCGAGCGTGTCGTGACCAAAGCCGTCGAGCGTATGATCACCCGTAACAGCCTTGGCCGTCAGCAGATGACCAACCTGCGCGTCTATGCAAGCGCCGAGCATCCGCACGAAGCCCAGCAGCCCACCGTTCTCGACCTCAAGGTCCTGAACCCGAAGAACACGCGGAGCGCATGA